One Mytilus trossulus isolate FHL-02 chromosome 5, PNRI_Mtr1.1.1.hap1, whole genome shotgun sequence DNA segment encodes these proteins:
- the LOC134719492 gene encoding acetylcholine receptor subunit alpha-type acr-16-like — protein sequence MKTHIFLTVVLILEFPCVVQGVLIEDWLISTLMKDYNKLAYPGTTDNDTVVVKHDMTLIRIVEFDGTKLTIDAWLGTEWRDPRFLWDSSPSNIRLPISQIWTPDIVLYDNPDSRIRFEPNALIDQSGGVYYSQPIRLEVDNCRQIQDELRCTFKFGSWTFDGFKIDLQNRSHVIDLSNFQLHTNYDIMDTSVVRNVLYYACCPEPFPDITYTVNLKKIKRGWFDRL from the exons ATGAAGACACACATTTTTCTCACAGTGGTTTTAATTCTAGAATTTCCATGTGTTGTTCAAG GTGTTTTAATAGAAGATTGGTTAATTTCAACTTTAATGAAGGATTACAATAAACTAGCATATCCTGGAACAACGGACAATGACACTGTTGTCGTCAAACACGACATGACCCTTATTCGAATTGTGGAATTT gaTGGTACAAAGTTGACGATTGACGCATGGCTAGGTACAGAATGGAGAGATCCACGATTTCTATGGGATTCTTCTCCATCAAATATTCGTTTACCAATATCACAGATTTGGACACCAGATATCGTTCTTTACGACAA TCCAGACTCAAGGATACGATTTGAACCAAACGCATTAATTGACCAATCAGGAGGTGTTTACTACAGCCAGCCAATACGTCTCGAGGTCGATAACTGTCGACAGATACAGGATGAATTAAGATGTACCTTCAAATTCGGCTCATGGACATTTGACggatttaaaattgatttacaaaatagAAGCCATGTCATAGATTTGTCAAACTTTCAACTACACACCAACTATGATATAATGGATACAAGCGTGGTCAGGAATGTGTTGTATTATGCGTGTTGTCCAGAACCGTTCCCTGATATTACATACAcagttaatttgaaaaaaataaagagaggatggtttgacagactgtaa